The following are from one region of the Paenibacillus sp. KS-LC4 genome:
- a CDS encoding MDR family MFS transporter — MEHLSQKRKLTIMVAIMFAMFFAAINQTIVSTAMPRIIAELHGMELYTWSISIYMLTSTIATVLVGKLSDIYGRKPFILAGILFFIVGAFLAGTSTDVYQMIFYRAIQGVGAGIIMATAFTAVGDLFPPRERGKWTGIMTAVFGFSSVIGPTFGGYIVDHMAWHWVFWIFLPIGIIAFIMILTLFPKTQRKQSESIDYLGSLFLTTTLVPLLLAFTWAGTKYAWGSAQTIGLFAATLVSALIFVYVESKAKSPVLPLHFFKNGIVTLSNVIGFLMNFGMMGALIYLSFFVQGVLAISPTYAGYVTMPMSIGMVITSAIGGQLISKSGKYKKFALIGMPLMVAGMVLMVFMNSVWMAVLAMIVFGLGLGLGMPVFSLAIQNAVPFKELGAVTAAMQLFRNMGGTIGIAVMGTVLSTSLKSNLTELAQSGDAVDLSKLDPKVAQEFAVFANPQMLTNQPELEKLHQSLPADLQPLFTKMVEMLREALASSLSTVFLAGTLILVGAVILTFFLKEIPLRTSNAAPQPANTDAAADKDTDTGSKLHGKLVSQPTE; from the coding sequence ATGGAGCATTTATCACAAAAAAGAAAGCTGACCATTATGGTTGCTATTATGTTCGCTATGTTTTTTGCAGCGATCAACCAAACCATCGTCAGTACGGCGATGCCGAGAATTATTGCCGAGCTGCACGGGATGGAGCTATATACATGGTCGATTTCAATCTACATGTTGACTTCAACCATCGCAACCGTTCTAGTTGGCAAGCTGTCGGATATTTACGGACGTAAGCCATTTATATTGGCCGGTATTTTATTTTTTATCGTCGGTGCTTTTCTTGCCGGAACGTCAACTGATGTGTATCAAATGATTTTCTACCGTGCGATTCAAGGTGTAGGCGCGGGTATTATTATGGCGACGGCCTTTACCGCAGTCGGTGATTTATTCCCGCCACGGGAGCGCGGCAAATGGACGGGCATAATGACAGCCGTTTTTGGCTTTTCCAGCGTCATTGGCCCTACGTTTGGCGGTTACATTGTTGACCACATGGCATGGCACTGGGTGTTCTGGATTTTCCTGCCGATTGGTATCATCGCCTTCATTATGATTTTGACGCTGTTTCCGAAGACGCAGCGCAAGCAATCCGAGTCAATTGACTACTTGGGCTCGTTATTTCTGACGACGACGCTTGTGCCTTTGCTGCTTGCTTTCACATGGGCGGGTACGAAATATGCTTGGGGCTCCGCCCAAACGATTGGCTTATTCGCGGCAACGCTTGTATCGGCGCTGATTTTCGTGTACGTGGAGTCCAAGGCGAAAAGCCCGGTGCTGCCGCTTCATTTTTTCAAAAACGGGATTGTCACGCTCTCTAATGTGATCGGCTTCCTGATGAACTTCGGGATGATGGGCGCTTTGATTTATCTCAGCTTCTTCGTGCAAGGCGTGCTGGCGATTTCGCCAACCTATGCGGGTTATGTCACGATGCCAATGTCGATTGGGATGGTAATTACGAGCGCGATTGGCGGTCAATTGATTAGTAAATCAGGCAAATACAAAAAATTCGCCTTAATCGGCATGCCGCTCATGGTAGCGGGCATGGTGCTGATGGTGTTTATGAACAGCGTCTGGATGGCGGTATTGGCGATGATCGTCTTCGGCCTTGGTCTTGGTCTAGGAATGCCGGTATTTTCGCTGGCCATTCAAAATGCGGTTCCATTCAAGGAGCTTGGCGCCGTAACGGCGGCTATGCAGCTGTTCCGTAATATGGGCGGCACCATCGGTATTGCTGTAATGGGAACCGTGCTGTCTACCAGCTTGAAAAGCAATTTGACCGAGCTTGCCCAGTCGGGAGATGCTGTTGATCTCAGCAAGCTTGATCCGAAGGTGGCTCAAGAGTTCGCTGTGTTTGCCAATCCGCAAATGCTGACGAACCAGCCGGAGCTAGAAAAGCTGCACCAAAGCCTGCCTGCCGACCTTCAACCGTTGTTTACAAAAATGGTGGAAATGCTTCGCGAAGCGCTTGCTTCGTCGCTTTCAACCGTGTTTCTTGCAGGTACGCTCATTTTGGTTGGTGCGGTCATTTTGACCTTTTTCCTGAAGGAAATCCCGCTCCGTACGTCAAATGCAGCACCACAGCCAGCAAACACGGATGCAGCAGCGGATAAGGATACAGATACAGGCAGCAAGCTGCATGGCAAGCTGGTCAGTCAGCCGACGGAATAA
- a CDS encoding DUF5605 domain-containing protein, with protein sequence MIFSEETKIGYIWASPEGRKVLLKHAPELEHSPYLSFIKMNTLPRFATSNQALIRSPEWVAEVLAELAGIEYVIEDGTEQKAASALENESNEASAAQLQHSAGVTLEAQARAQADAEGSAKLLAQGEVARWDVYELELHGPAHGNPFTDAAISAVFSQGERSLTVQGFYDGDGIYRVRFMPDAEGEWRYRTSSSVGAMNGITGSFVCHSAEAGNNGPVRVADTFHFAYEDGSRYLPVGTTCYAWTHQGQELEEQTLATLAQTPFNKLRMCVFPKAYLFNENEPPLYPYERSADGQWDFTRFNPAFFRHLEQRIAELGRLGIEADLILFHAYDRWGFSEMPKSADDRYLRYITARLAAYRNVWWSLANEYDLMWAKEEADWERFAQIVTDNDPYGHLISIHNCFGFYDYTRPWITHCSVQRVDVYRTAENTDQWRKDWNKPIVIDECAYEGDIDMGWGNISGEEMVRRFWEGAIRGGYVGHGETYLHPEDILWWSKGGKLHGTSPERIAFLRKVMEEGPEQGLNPLRSEWDAPSAGIADTYYLFYYGFNQPRYRNFTMKPGIAYEVEVLDTWNMTVTKQTGTYEGTFRIELPGKPYMAIQMRRANTNF encoded by the coding sequence ATGATTTTTAGCGAAGAAACGAAGATCGGATATATTTGGGCAAGCCCGGAGGGGCGAAAGGTTCTGTTAAAGCATGCGCCCGAGCTTGAGCATTCCCCTTATCTTTCTTTTATAAAAATGAATACGCTGCCGCGCTTCGCCACCTCAAACCAAGCCTTAATCCGCTCGCCGGAATGGGTAGCAGAGGTGTTGGCTGAGCTTGCTGGCATTGAATACGTAATCGAGGATGGAACGGAGCAGAAGGCCGCTTCTGCTTTAGAGAATGAGAGCAACGAAGCTTCAGCAGCGCAGCTACAGCACTCGGCAGGTGTAACGTTGGAGGCACAGGCAAGGGCGCAGGCCGATGCTGAGGGGTCAGCGAAGCTGCTTGCGCAGGGCGAAGTCGCGCGCTGGGACGTCTATGAGCTGGAACTGCATGGCCCCGCTCATGGCAATCCTTTCACGGATGCGGCGATCAGCGCCGTGTTCAGCCAAGGAGAGCGAAGCCTCACCGTCCAAGGCTTCTATGATGGCGACGGCATCTACCGCGTGCGATTTATGCCCGATGCCGAAGGCGAATGGCGCTATCGCACGAGCAGCAGCGTCGGCGCCATGAACGGCATTACCGGCAGCTTTGTCTGCCATAGCGCTGAAGCAGGAAACAACGGTCCGGTTCGGGTAGCGGACACGTTTCATTTTGCCTACGAGGACGGCAGCCGTTACTTGCCTGTAGGAACGACCTGTTATGCGTGGACGCATCAGGGTCAGGAGCTGGAGGAGCAGACGCTCGCCACGCTCGCGCAGACGCCCTTCAACAAGCTGCGGATGTGCGTCTTCCCCAAAGCTTACCTTTTCAATGAAAATGAACCGCCGCTGTACCCGTATGAGCGCTCCGCAGATGGACAATGGGATTTTACGCGCTTTAATCCCGCGTTTTTCCGCCATTTGGAGCAGCGGATTGCCGAGCTAGGCAGGCTGGGCATTGAGGCGGACTTGATTTTATTCCATGCCTACGACCGCTGGGGCTTCTCGGAAATGCCGAAGTCGGCGGATGACCGCTACCTCCGCTACATTACAGCGCGTCTGGCTGCATACCGCAACGTCTGGTGGTCGCTTGCCAATGAATATGACCTGATGTGGGCGAAGGAGGAGGCGGATTGGGAGCGTTTTGCCCAGATCGTCACGGATAATGATCCTTACGGTCATCTCATTTCCATTCATAATTGCTTCGGTTTTTATGACTATACCCGCCCTTGGATCACCCATTGCAGCGTTCAGCGGGTGGATGTATACCGGACGGCAGAGAACACCGACCAGTGGCGCAAGGACTGGAACAAGCCGATTGTCATTGACGAATGCGCTTATGAAGGCGATATCGACATGGGCTGGGGCAATATTTCGGGCGAGGAAATGGTGCGCCGCTTCTGGGAAGGTGCAATTCGCGGCGGTTACGTCGGCCATGGGGAAACCTATTTGCACCCCGAGGACATTTTGTGGTGGTCGAAGGGCGGCAAGCTGCATGGCACAAGCCCAGAGCGTATTGCTTTTCTGAGAAAGGTGATGGAGGAAGGGCCGGAGCAGGGCTTAAATCCATTGCGGTCTGAGTGGGACGCTCCATCGGCTGGCATTGCCGATACGTATTATTTGTTTTATTACGGCTTCAATCAGCCGCGCTACCGAAATTTTACGATGAAGCCGGGCATTGCGTATGAGGTCGAGGTGCTGGATACGTGGAATATGACGGTGACCAAGCAGACTGGCACGTATGAAGGGACGTTCCGCATTGAGCTGCCGGGCAAGCCTTACATGGCGATTCAAATGCGGCGCGCAAATACGAATTTTTAG
- a CDS encoding LacI family DNA-binding transcriptional regulator, producing MKMEDIAALAGVSKSAVSLAFSGKPGIGQETRERILQVAKDNGYLPKTRAAQPEAASRSLTFLVLANSGIVLEQYYQQPFFRELIHYIEVRCRAKGYSLLFTSIDVNAFSSDSHALAEDIRSDGVILLGTNLDRAQIASLAESLPAQLVVLDTCFETLPVHFIAINNVMGGYQAGEHLCELGHKHIGYLASNVRISNFEDRRKGFMAALEERGLSIDEEDIFSVAPTITSFQEELKHQLAANQAAGRKLPTAFFCECDYIAISAIKTLTDLGFSVPEDTSVVGFDNISEARIVSPELTTVHVEKERMAHLAVDLAIEAIEQDHEVKTKIAVDTQFIVRHSSSAPANQ from the coding sequence GTGAAAATGGAAGACATCGCTGCCCTTGCTGGCGTATCTAAATCAGCCGTTTCGCTTGCCTTCAGCGGCAAGCCGGGCATTGGACAAGAAACCCGCGAGCGTATTTTGCAGGTGGCCAAGGACAATGGTTACTTGCCCAAAACGCGTGCCGCCCAGCCGGAAGCCGCCAGCAGATCGCTGACCTTTCTCGTATTAGCCAATTCCGGCATCGTGCTGGAACAATATTATCAACAGCCTTTTTTCCGCGAGCTTATTCATTATATAGAGGTGCGTTGCCGGGCCAAGGGGTATTCGCTGCTGTTTACGTCGATTGACGTAAACGCTTTTTCCAGTGACAGCCATGCCTTGGCGGAGGATATCCGCAGTGATGGCGTCATTTTGCTCGGTACAAACCTTGATAGGGCGCAAATTGCAAGCTTGGCTGAAAGCTTGCCGGCACAGCTCGTTGTGCTCGATACATGCTTTGAAACGCTTCCCGTCCATTTCATTGCGATCAACAATGTGATGGGCGGTTATCAGGCGGGCGAGCATTTATGCGAGCTTGGCCATAAGCATATCGGCTATTTGGCCTCCAATGTGCGGATCAGCAATTTTGAGGATCGGCGCAAAGGGTTTATGGCCGCCTTAGAGGAGCGGGGACTGTCAATCGACGAGGAGGATATTTTCTCGGTAGCCCCGACGATAACGTCATTTCAGGAGGAGCTGAAGCATCAGCTCGCCGCCAATCAAGCTGCCGGACGCAAGCTGCCGACCGCCTTTTTCTGCGAATGCGACTATATCGCAATCAGCGCCATTAAGACGCTGACCGACCTTGGGTTCAGCGTTCCCGAGGACACCTCCGTCGTTGGCTTCGACAACATTTCGGAGGCGCGTATTGTTTCACCGGAGCTCACGACCGTTCATGTTGAGAAAGAACGCATGGCCCATCTAGCCGTTGATTTAGCGATTGAGGCCATTGAGCAGGACCATGAGGTCAAAACCAAAATAGCCGTCGACACGCAGTTTATCGTCCGCCACTCATCCAGCGCACCAGCTAATCAATGA
- a CDS encoding sugar phosphate isomerase/epimerase — translation MTLEIGLQLFSAKTEFARDRAGTLNKIAEIGYRNIEIPLDFTGQDLFKLGDLKAAELKQLVDQAGLNVIATHIFVSDDAQIADVIAFNKELGCTKTIIPISFFTNYEDVLAFSEKLNRYGSQMREQGISLLYHNHFHEFQKFNGSYALDIILEHTSPENVSFELDTYWALRGGVDVTSYMEKLGSRCEFIHQKDLPASVNPVNLFETLDENEPVTMGTFMSIGSPDAFTEIGEGTIDIAGILQATQKYTSAKYIIVEQDATNKGELESIEISFKALTKLLAEL, via the coding sequence ATGACATTGGAAATTGGCTTGCAGTTGTTTTCTGCCAAAACTGAATTCGCACGTGACCGCGCTGGCACTTTGAATAAAATTGCGGAAATTGGCTACCGAAACATCGAAATTCCACTTGATTTTACAGGCCAGGATTTGTTCAAGCTCGGCGATCTCAAGGCTGCTGAATTGAAGCAGCTTGTAGATCAAGCGGGCCTGAACGTCATCGCCACGCATATATTCGTCTCGGACGATGCTCAAATCGCAGATGTCATTGCCTTCAATAAAGAGCTGGGCTGTACGAAAACGATTATTCCGATCTCCTTTTTCACCAATTACGAGGACGTCCTTGCATTCAGCGAGAAGCTGAACCGCTACGGCAGCCAAATGCGCGAGCAGGGCATCAGCCTGCTTTATCATAACCATTTCCATGAGTTCCAGAAGTTCAATGGAAGCTATGCGCTCGACATTATTTTGGAGCATACCTCTCCTGAAAATGTTAGCTTCGAGCTTGATACCTATTGGGCGCTGCGTGGAGGCGTTGATGTTACAAGCTATATGGAGAAGCTGGGCAGCCGCTGCGAATTTATTCATCAGAAGGATTTGCCGGCAAGCGTTAATCCGGTTAACCTTTTTGAAACGCTTGATGAGAATGAGCCCGTTACGATGGGGACGTTCATGTCGATCGGAAGCCCGGATGCGTTTACTGAAATTGGAGAAGGCACAATTGATATTGCGGGCATTTTGCAGGCGACCCAGAAGTATACAAGCGCGAAATACATTATTGTAGAGCAGGACGCAACAAATAAAGGCGAGCTGGAAAGCATTGAGATCAGCTTTAAAGCTTTGACTAAGCTGTTGGCTGAGCTGTAG
- a CDS encoding transketolase, with product MSSTELKSKAAQIRMDLLRMIHGAKTGHTGGSLSNTDILTALYYKIMTIDPARPKWQERDRFIASKGHSVESLWCILADLGFFPREELATFSQFGTRLIGHPNNKVPGIEMNTGALGHGLAISVGMALAAKKDARASRVFCLMGDGEQAEGSVWEAAMAGAHYKLDNLVGIIDRNRLQISGTTEEVMGLEPLEEKWAAFGWHVVSIDGNDIDALVEAFEAAPALAGKPTLVMANTVKGKGVSFAENVPHWHHHVPNDEELAKALAELEAVIGSYTQEGQVQ from the coding sequence TTGAGCAGCACGGAGCTCAAAAGCAAGGCGGCACAAATCCGAATGGATTTGCTTCGCATGATCCATGGCGCAAAAACAGGACATACAGGCGGCTCATTGAGCAATACGGATATTTTAACGGCCTTATATTATAAAATTATGACGATTGATCCAGCTCGGCCAAAATGGCAGGAGCGCGACCGTTTTATTGCAAGCAAAGGGCATTCCGTTGAATCATTATGGTGCATATTGGCCGATCTCGGTTTTTTCCCGAGGGAGGAGCTTGCGACGTTCAGTCAGTTCGGAACGAGGCTCATCGGCCATCCGAATAATAAGGTGCCAGGCATAGAGATGAATACAGGGGCACTTGGACATGGGCTTGCTATATCGGTAGGCATGGCGCTTGCTGCGAAGAAGGATGCGAGGGCGAGCCGCGTATTTTGCCTAATGGGCGACGGAGAGCAGGCAGAAGGCTCGGTTTGGGAAGCGGCGATGGCTGGCGCTCATTACAAGCTTGACAATTTGGTTGGCATTATCGACCGCAACCGGCTGCAAATTAGCGGTACGACGGAAGAGGTTATGGGGCTGGAGCCATTGGAGGAAAAATGGGCGGCCTTCGGCTGGCATGTCGTCTCCATTGATGGCAATGATATCGACGCTCTTGTAGAAGCTTTCGAGGCTGCACCAGCTCTGGCAGGCAAGCCAACGCTCGTTATGGCGAATACGGTGAAGGGCAAGGGAGTGTCTTTTGCTGAAAATGTTCCGCATTGGCATCATCATGTGCCTAATGACGAGGAGCTGGCAAAGGCGCTTGCCGAGCTTGAGGCCGTCATCGGCAGCTATACACAGGAAGGGCAGGTGCAATAA
- the glpK gene encoding glycerol kinase GlpK produces MDKSYLLTIDQSTSGTKALVINRAGEVVSRSSAEHTQYYPQAGWVEHDPLEIYEQVKQAAKEALQAAGVAATELAALTITNQRETAVMWDKETGEPVHRAIVWQCQRTAERCDAMKADGFEPLVQAKTGLLLDPYFSAAKWGWLLEHAAGAKELLAAGRLRVGTIDSWLLWKLTGGEVHATDYTNASRTSLLNIHTMQWDAELCELFGIPLAVLPEVKCSDERFGYTNDSDLFAERVPITGIVGDSQAALYGQLCLEPGMAKATYGTGTSVLMNVGSKPVSSGNGLVLAIAWGLSGKMTYALEAVIRTSGDSMRWVRDNLGLFSSFGELEQLLEETPDNDGVYLVPAFVGLGAPYWKPHARAAITGLSRGTGKAHIVRAALESIAYQVRDAAELMQAETGIALKGLRADGGASDNAVLMQFQADMLRQTVAKSGVAELSAMGSAYMGGVGTGFWKNEQQLVQLLGAKASAYRSYSPAMAQEESDRLYKGWKQAVASVLHDG; encoded by the coding sequence ATGGACAAAAGCTATCTGCTGACGATTGACCAAAGCACCTCTGGCACGAAGGCGCTCGTTATAAATCGCGCGGGGGAGGTTGTATCGCGCAGCTCTGCGGAGCATACACAGTATTATCCGCAGGCAGGCTGGGTGGAGCATGATCCGCTGGAAATTTATGAGCAGGTGAAGCAGGCAGCGAAGGAAGCGCTGCAAGCGGCAGGCGTAGCGGCGACCGAGCTGGCGGCACTTACCATTACGAATCAGCGGGAAACCGCTGTAATGTGGGATAAGGAGACGGGCGAGCCTGTCCATCGCGCGATTGTATGGCAATGCCAGCGCACAGCTGAGCGCTGCGATGCCATGAAAGCAGATGGCTTCGAACCATTGGTGCAAGCGAAGACAGGCCTGCTGCTTGATCCATATTTCTCGGCGGCAAAATGGGGCTGGCTGCTGGAGCATGCCGCTGGCGCTAAAGAACTGCTCGCAGCAGGGAGGCTGCGCGTCGGTACAATCGACAGCTGGCTGCTGTGGAAGCTGACGGGCGGGGAAGTGCATGCGACCGACTATACGAATGCAAGTCGGACGTCCTTGTTGAATATCCACACGATGCAATGGGATGCGGAATTATGCGAGCTGTTCGGCATTCCGCTGGCTGTGCTGCCCGAGGTGAAATGCTCGGATGAGCGGTTCGGTTATACGAACGACTCGGATTTATTCGCTGAGCGAGTGCCTATTACGGGCATCGTAGGGGATTCACAGGCGGCGCTGTACGGGCAGCTGTGTCTGGAGCCGGGCATGGCGAAGGCGACCTATGGCACCGGAACGTCGGTGCTGATGAATGTGGGCAGCAAGCCAGTCTCCTCCGGCAATGGGCTGGTGCTCGCTATTGCCTGGGGACTCAGCGGCAAAATGACCTATGCGCTGGAAGCGGTTATTCGCACCTCCGGCGACAGCATGCGCTGGGTGCGGGATAATCTGGGGCTGTTCAGCTCATTTGGCGAGCTTGAGCAGCTGCTTGAGGAGACGCCGGATAATGACGGCGTCTATCTTGTCCCAGCCTTCGTCGGGCTGGGAGCGCCGTATTGGAAGCCGCATGCCCGGGCGGCGATTACCGGCTTGAGCCGGGGCACGGGCAAGGCGCATATTGTGCGCGCCGCCCTGGAGAGCATCGCGTATCAGGTACGCGATGCGGCCGAGCTGATGCAGGCGGAGACCGGCATCGCGTTGAAAGGTTTGCGGGCCGATGGCGGAGCATCGGACAATGCTGTTCTGATGCAGTTTCAGGCGGATATGCTAAGGCAAACCGTCGCTAAATCCGGCGTAGCGGAGCTTTCCGCTATGGGCTCCGCCTACATGGGCGGCGTAGGTACAGGCTTTTGGAAGAATGAGCAGCAATTGGTCCAGCTATTGGGCGCTAAGGCGAGCGCTTATCGCTCGTATTCGCCTGCGATGGCGCAAGAGGAGAGCGACCGCTTGTATAAAGGCTGGAAGCAAGCTGTTGCTTCCGTATTGCATGATGGCTAG
- a CDS encoding MarR family transcriptional regulator, producing the protein MPSKEDVVELSTMFKLIMKNANSEWNKRMQGNMSLSQFKLLYWLKQDGQQRVSDLAEKLCISAAAITGLADKLSAEGNIDRVRDEEDRRVVYIDITEKGKATLDQISDDQKETLGMMLNCLDPEDIAHLKRIFKKLNDHMAI; encoded by the coding sequence ATGCCAAGCAAGGAAGACGTTGTCGAGCTCTCGACCATGTTCAAATTAATTATGAAAAATGCGAACTCGGAGTGGAACAAACGGATGCAAGGGAATATGTCATTGTCCCAGTTCAAGCTGCTTTATTGGCTCAAGCAAGATGGGCAGCAAAGAGTGTCCGATCTGGCAGAGAAGCTTTGCATTTCCGCTGCTGCCATAACGGGACTAGCTGATAAGCTATCTGCGGAAGGTAATATTGATCGGGTTAGGGATGAGGAGGATCGCCGCGTCGTATACATTGATATTACCGAGAAAGGGAAAGCTACTCTCGACCAAATATCGGATGATCAAAAAGAGACGCTGGGCATGATGTTAAACTGTCTGGACCCAGAGGACATCGCACATTTAAAACGGATTTTCAAAAAGCTAAACGATCATATGGCTATTTAA
- a CDS encoding transketolase C-terminal domain-containing protein, whose product MANKIPNRQVICETLVTLAQEDKDIMVLASDSRGSAAMAPFANAYPEQFVEVGIAEQNIVGISAGLAHSGKKPFVTSPACFLSMRSIEQIKVDVAYSGTNVKLVGISGGVSYGALGMSHHSVQDIAVARAIPGLAIILPADRHETKRMTEALVQHEGGVYVRIGRNPVEDSYESDDYEFVIGKAVTMREGTDITIIATGETVRTALDAQAELAEAGVSARVLNMHTIKPLDEEAIVRAAQETGGIITVEEHSIHGGLGAAVAEVVVQQHPVPMRILGIPDEPAIAGKTSEVFEHYGISSSNIKKIALGMLGR is encoded by the coding sequence ATGGCGAACAAAATACCGAATCGGCAAGTGATTTGCGAGACGCTGGTGACGCTGGCGCAGGAGGATAAAGATATTATGGTGCTGGCCAGCGACTCGCGCGGCTCTGCGGCAATGGCGCCTTTCGCGAATGCTTATCCCGAGCAGTTTGTAGAGGTCGGCATCGCGGAGCAAAATATTGTCGGCATCTCGGCAGGTCTTGCCCATAGCGGCAAAAAGCCATTCGTAACGTCACCGGCCTGCTTCCTTAGCATGCGCAGCATTGAGCAAATTAAAGTCGATGTCGCTTATTCCGGCACGAATGTGAAGCTGGTTGGCATTAGCGGCGGAGTCAGCTACGGCGCGCTCGGCATGTCGCATCATTCGGTGCAGGATATTGCGGTAGCGCGGGCAATTCCGGGGCTGGCGATTATTTTGCCGGCGGACCGCCATGAGACGAAGCGGATGACCGAAGCGCTGGTCCAGCATGAGGGTGGCGTGTACGTCCGTATCGGCCGCAATCCAGTTGAAGACAGCTACGAGTCGGATGACTATGAATTTGTTATCGGCAAGGCCGTGACGATGCGCGAGGGCACGGATATTACGATTATTGCGACGGGAGAAACGGTCAGAACCGCTTTGGATGCGCAGGCAGAGCTTGCGGAAGCTGGCGTATCGGCACGCGTATTGAACATGCATACGATTAAGCCGCTTGATGAGGAAGCCATCGTACGTGCTGCGCAGGAAACAGGCGGCATCATTACCGTTGAGGAGCACAGCATACATGGGGGGCTTGGCGCGGCGGTTGCTGAGGTGGTTGTGCAGCAGCATCCGGTGCCGATGCGGATTTTGGGTATTCCCGATGAGCCGGCGATTGCAGGCAAAACATCAGAGGTGTTTGAGCATTATGGCATCAGCAGCAGCAATATTAAGAAGATTGCGCTTGGCATGCTGGGAAGGTAG
- a CDS encoding L-fucose/L-arabinose isomerase family protein, whose translation MKKLKLGYAPTRRFVFSAEDAFRYKVLIKEKIESFGMDIDIVDLEGLNSEGLLYDDHINADEIAEHFRRENVDAVFFPHCNFGTEDTVARVGKALGKPVLLWGPRDESPLEDGMRLRDTQCGLFASGKVLRRFNVPFTYVTNTRVDDPVFERGFTNFIAAANVVRKFRSLRILQIGPRPASFWTMMCNEGELLERFGIEIHPITLVDIQRASQRIEKGNSSELAQAIDYIKEKLDWSEVTEADVRRIAALKVAMKQYAVQTGSTAIAIQCWSSLQDAMGIMPCLANAILTDEQIPVTCETDIHGAITSVMVQAATMNQHPTFFADLTVRHPENANGELLFHCGNFPVSLSVENKPRLRKHFLFDDHSPGTHEGEIKGGGMTLARFDGDHGEYQLFLGKARGIQGPYTRGSYVWVEVNDWPLWEEKLVKGPYVHHSVGIHANAIPALYEACQYIPGLKPDPVDPTEREIQAWLRGAGL comes from the coding sequence GTGAAAAAGTTGAAGCTTGGCTACGCGCCGACAAGACGGTTTGTTTTTAGTGCAGAGGATGCATTTCGGTATAAGGTGCTCATCAAGGAAAAAATCGAAAGCTTCGGCATGGATATAGACATTGTCGATCTGGAGGGCCTTAACAGCGAGGGGCTGCTCTATGATGATCACATTAACGCGGATGAAATTGCGGAGCATTTCCGTCGTGAAAATGTCGATGCGGTTTTTTTCCCGCATTGCAACTTCGGTACTGAAGACACTGTTGCCCGTGTAGGCAAGGCGCTCGGTAAGCCGGTGCTGCTGTGGGGCCCGCGCGATGAGTCGCCGCTTGAGGACGGCATGAGGCTGCGCGATACGCAGTGCGGCTTATTCGCTTCGGGCAAGGTGCTGCGCCGCTTCAACGTTCCATTCACCTATGTCACGAACACAAGGGTCGATGATCCGGTATTCGAGCGCGGCTTCACGAACTTTATCGCCGCGGCGAATGTCGTTCGTAAATTCCGTTCTTTAAGAATTTTGCAAATCGGGCCGCGCCCGGCTTCCTTTTGGACGATGATGTGCAATGAAGGCGAGCTGCTTGAGCGCTTCGGCATAGAAATTCATCCGATTACGCTAGTCGATATTCAGCGCGCCTCGCAGCGCATTGAGAAGGGCAACAGCTCGGAGCTGGCGCAAGCGATTGACTACATTAAAGAGAAGCTCGACTGGTCGGAGGTGACGGAAGCCGATGTGCGCCGCATTGCTGCGCTTAAGGTAGCGATGAAGCAATATGCCGTGCAGACAGGCAGCACAGCGATTGCGATTCAATGCTGGTCTTCCTTGCAGGATGCCATGGGCATTATGCCATGTCTCGCCAATGCGATTCTCACCGATGAGCAGATTCCTGTGACCTGCGAGACGGATATTCACGGCGCTATTACGTCGGTCATGGTTCAAGCGGCGACGATGAATCAGCATCCAACGTTCTTCGCAGATTTAACCGTACGCCATCCAGAAAACGCCAATGGCGAGCTGCTTTTTCACTGCGGAAACTTCCCGGTTTCCTTGTCTGTCGAGAATAAGCCGCGGCTGCGCAAGCATTTCCTGTTCGACGATCATTCACCGGGTACACATGAAGGTGAAATTAAGGGCGGAGGCATGACGCTGGCCCGCTTCGACGGCGACCACGGCGAATACCAGCTGTTTTTGGGCAAAGCCCGCGGCATTCAAGGGCCGTACACACGCGGCTCGTATGTGTGGGTTGAGGTTAATGATTGGCCGTTATGGGAAGAAAAGCTGGTCAAAGGCCCCTATGTTCACCACTCCGTTGGCATTCATGCCAATGCGATTCCGGCGCTGTATGAAGCATGCCAATATATTCCTGGCTTGAAGCCAGATCCGGTTGATCCGACAGAACGTGAAATTCAGGCATGGCTGCGCGGAGCAGGCTTGTAA